The following proteins are encoded in a genomic region of Brachypodium distachyon strain Bd21 chromosome 1, Brachypodium_distachyon_v3.0, whole genome shotgun sequence:
- the LOC100838971 gene encoding uncharacterized protein LOC100838971: MEPSDLNTHLPPRKRLLAGFRSAAAASSFDADPPPPPCPLLLSDDLAARLRAMMGPPASAPPSIDEIVQAARSAASAAADAAAAARAAAWDKAAVAAKSRAAARAAMEFLDSVYMSGAGGGASRNGIQLKAKSRKKHVQVKLLYKPNGRVREGKGALGDSSRPRRRNESDEEVARKLHRVMNSSPRISFTGPKRPRSLGAGKEGYRNEGGGDAACNGSSSHALTEVGGFANGRSVGKSSERNVQFSKIMGLHDGGDSSWNADNGVGIGNISAGRKVKIKRKQLLLNHTNGKETEEHKETEPSRDSIGYDEVKSNGAEKRPFFADARAPGDDPVPVKITSVWKFKKFKASHCSSDSKMLHNVCSSTSAAETSASVKAD, translated from the coding sequence ATGGAGCCGTCGGATCTGAACACGCACCTGCCGCCGCGGAAGCGGCTGCTCGCCGGGTTCAggtcggccgccgcggcctcctccttcgaTGCCgacccgccaccgccgccgtgcccgcTGCTCCTCTCCGACGATCTCGCGGCCCGCCTCCGCGCGATGATGGgcccgccggcgagcgcgCCGCCCTCGATTGACGAGATCGTCCAGGCTGCCCGGTCAGCCGCGTCCGCCGctgccgatgccgccgccgccgcccgggctGCTGCGTGGGATAAGGCGGCCGTGGCTGCCAAGTCTAGGGCTGCTGCCCGGGCTGCCATGGAGTTCCTTGACTCCGTTTACAtgtccggcgccggcggtggtgcgTCGAGGAATGGGATCCAGCTCAAGGCGAAATCGAGGAAGAAGCATGTCCAGGTCAAGCTCTTGTACAAACCGAATGGGCGGGTAAGGGAGGGGAAGGGGGCCTTGGGTGATAGTTCCAGGCCTCGTAGGCGCAACGAGAGCGATGAAGAGGTCGCTCGGAAGCTGCACCGCGTGATGAATAGCTCGCCGCGGATATCTTTCACTGGACCGAAGAGACCGCGCAGTCTCGGCGCCGGGAAAGAGGGGTACCGGAATGAGGGTGGGGGTGATGCTGCCTGCAATGGCTCTTCGAGTCATGCCCTAACTGAGGTTGGCGGGTTCGCTAACGGACGCTCTGTAGGGAAATCTAGCGAGAGAAATGTTCAGTTTTCCAAGATTATGGGTCTCCACGATGGTGGAGACTCTTCTTGGAACGCTGATAATGGAGTTGGAATCGGAAACATAAGCGCTGGTCGGAAAGTGAAGATCAAGAGGAAGCAACTGCTTTTGAACCACACTAATGGTAAAGAGACAGAAGAGCATAAAGAAACAGAACCCTCTAGAGATTCTATAGGATATGATGAAGTAAAGTCAAATGGCGCAGAAAAACGACCgttttttgcagatgcaagGGCTCCTGGTGACGATCCTGTGCCGGTGAAGATCACATCTGTGTGGAAGTTCAAGAAGTTTAAAGCGTCGCACTGCTCGTCCGACAGCAAGATGTTGCACAATGTGTGTTCCTCAACTTCGGCTGCTGAAACCTCTGCTTCAGTGAAAGCTGATTAG